From Alloacidobacterium dinghuense:
TAGCCGAGGGTCCCCAGAATGCCGAGCAGTCCGCCGCCAATCAGCTTCTTGCGCGAGAGCGCTATGTTCTCTTTGTAGATCTGCTCCGAAAGACCGGCAAAGCGGCTCGTCAGATACTCATTCAGATTAAAGAGTTTCAGTTCCTTCGCAGCTTCTTTGCTCCCACCCACCTGCCGCAGATAATCCATTAACCGTTTCGCCGGGGTCTGATGAAAGTTCTTCGCATATCCCAGAAAAGCAAAATGCGTCTCGCCCAGAAATGAGGGGATGATGCCGAGGGCAAGCAGCACCATCAGCCAGGGCGAGTAGTAGAGCAGCGTTATGGTGAAAACCAGGGTCGTGATGATCTGCTGGAAGAGCCGTCCCATCTGCTGAATCAGAACCAGCCGGTCCGTTGCCTGGACCCGTGCGCGTTCCAGCCTGTCGTAGTAAACCGGGTCTTCGTATGTCGTCAGATCAAGCTGCGCTGCCTGCCGCATGACCTCGATGCTCACGTGGTGGCTGTAGCGGTCAGCCAGCAGGGAATCGAAGTAGTCGATAGTCCGCGTCAGGATTCCTGTCAGAACAGCCAGTCCGACTTCCAGCGCGACAATCCACCAGAAGTGATCCGGCAGACCTTGATGCCGCAAAACATGCTCGACGCCGTTGATGATCCAGGCCGCTACCTTGGCAATCGCCCATGGCATCATGGCGACAAAAACGCGCAGAATCAGCCCCCACGCCACTACTTGCGGCCCGGATTCCCAAAGAATCTTCAGGACCGGCGGCACGTTTTTCAGCGCACGAATGCGGTCGCCCCATGCATTCTGCGGGCTTGCGTTTTGGCTTTGGCTCATGGGTCAGATACACCACCCCATCCGCGCAAGGCATCCGCCATCATGCGAACCGTCCGAGGTGAGTATCTTGTTCAGATGCAAGCTCCTCTGCCTATGTTGTTTACGGCTCTCCGCAGATGGCACATTTGTTGGCCACTTTTAGTCTCGCTAAGTCCTTGTTTTTGCGGCTTATTCATGGGAAATTCGCCCAATTGTAACAATTCACTGGGAATCTAGAGCAGGACTGGCTACGCCCCATCGCTGAAGACATTGCAGTTTGCCACTTACAGGCATTGCACTACGTGTGTCCTCGGCCATGGGGTGGTTCGTATGCACAATCCTCGCATTAAGTCTTGCAAATACAAAGAGATAGAAGAACCCGTTGTTAAAGAGAGGTCAAATGAAAACGAATTTGAAAGCGCTGGCGAGTTTCGTGCTGGCATCGGCCGTGGTCGCCGGATACGCACAAACCGCCACCACCCCGACGGTGCACGCGGCCAAAAAGAAGGCCGCTCCCGCCAAGCCTTCGGTGGAATCGCAGATTGAAGCGCTTCGCGACCAGATGAATTCACAGAATTCGCAGATCCAGGTGTTGAAGCAGCAGCTTTCTGACCGCGATTCGCAACTACGGCAGGCACAAGATGCCGCCTCCCAAGCACAGGCCGCAGCTGCCCAGGCGCAACAGGCCGCTCAGGCCCAGCAGGCAGCAATCGGTGAAAACACCCAGGCCGTTGCCAGTCTGCAGGGATCGGTTACCGATCTGAAGACCAACACCCAGTCCATCGTGACCACGGTGCAGGACCAGCAGGCTCAGGTCAAGAAGCAGATCGAGAACCCCGACGCGATTCACTTCAAGGGAATTACGCTTTCGCCAACGGGCAGCTTTATTGAAGCTGCGACCGTTTACCGCAACCGTGCTCTGGCCTCCGATATCAACACGCCGTTCAGTTCGATTCCGTATGCAGGCGCTGACAATGCCAACATTTCCGAGTTCTACGGAACTGGCCGCCAGTCCCGTATCGCCCTTCAGGCTGAAGGCAAGCTGGACGACTGGACGCTGCGTGGCTACTGGGAAGCTGACTGGCTCGGCACCGGCGTGACCTCGAACAACAACGAAAGCAACAGCTATGTGTTGCGTCAGCGCCAGCTCTGGGCTGAGGCAGAATCCAGGAGTGGCTGGGTCTTCACTGCCGGTCAGCAGTGGAGTCTCGCGACTGAGGACAGGGTTGGAATTGTCAACACGACCGAAGTCCTGCCGCAAACCATCGACGCAGCGTATAACGCCGGCTTCGTATGGGAACGTCAGTACGGCGCTCGCATCGTCAAGAATTTCCATGACGGACTCTGGGCTGGTATCTCGGTCGAAAATCCGCAGACCCTCACCCCAAGCTGCGCGGGGACCGGAACCAAATCTGATGGTACAACGCCGCTGACCTGCCCCAACAACTACCTGATCGGAGCCACCGGCACCAATGGCGGTCTCTACAATGGTGCGGGACAGCCGGGTGCGTCTTCTTCGTCTCCGGTTACAACCTACTCCTACAACCTGGCCCCCGATATGATCGCCAAAGTCGTCTACGAGAATCCGAAGTTCGGCCACTATGAACTCTTTGGCATTGCCCGGTTCTTCCGTGATCGCGTTTATCCGAACTCTACCTCGACGACAGTTCCCACCGGAACAGGCGCCTACAATGACGCGACCGTCGGCGGCGGTATCGGCGGCAGCGCATATGTCCCGGCGACCAAGTATTTCCATGTTGGTCTCAGCGGACTGTACGGCGATGGCACCAACCGCTACGGCGCCAGTCAGCTGCCTGACGCGACCATCCGTCCTTCGGGCCAACTCGCTCTGCTGCACGGCTACTCTGCCCTCAGCACGGTGGTCTTCCACGCCTCGCCTCGCCTGGATGTCTACTTTAACGGCGGCATCGACGGCAGCTTCCGGAATTACTTCCAGGATCAGAACGGCTACATTGGCTATGGCCTTTATGGCACGCAGGACAAAGGCTGCGGCATCGAGGTCGCTCCCGGAACTGCCCCGCAGGTCGGCTATCAGCCGTCAGCTCCTGCCAATTGCGGCAGCCCCACCAAGAACGAGCAGGAGTACACTCTCGGCTACTGGTATGACTTCTACCGTGGACCGAAGGGTCGCTTCCGTCAGGGCATTCAGTACAGCTACATCGGACGCTATGGCTGGTCCGGTGCAAATGGCACTCCGAAGGGCAACGAAAACGAGCTCTACACCTCGTTCCGTTACTTCCTGCCGTAAGCTGCCGGATGGCAACAACTCGAAGGGCATCCAGCAATGGATGCCCTTTTTATTTCCAGCAAAAAAGCGCCGCTACGGAAGAGCCGCAGCGGCGCGCCAGTTCTATACAACGGAAGATCATACCGCCGTGCTTTTTCTTTGACCAGTTGTCGTCACGAATGCCCTTTGCTGGTACAACAAATCCGGATTTTCTTTCAGTGATGGTCTAATAGTCCATGCTCATTTCAGCACGTCGAAACCTTCTGAGCTTCCTTGTCCTCACTCTCTGGCTTGCGTCGAGTGGATGCAACTCCCAAACAGCAGCCCCGCCGCAACCCCAAAGCAGCAATAGCAATAGCAACATCGATCTGCCGGCAGTCTCTTCGCGCCTGCATCAGATCGCCGACAGCGGCAACCTCGCCGACCTGCACTGGCCCAATTTCACCGACTATCGCCTGCATTTTGTGCACATCTACGAGGCGTCAAACTTCGCTCCCGTCTGGCTCAATAGCGGCAAGCCGACGCCGCAGGCCCTCGCCGTCATCCAGGCGCTCCAGGCCAGCAAGCAAAAAGGGTTGAACCCGGATGATTACGACGCGTCGCGCTGGACCGATCGCCTGCAATCACTCAACGGCTCGCCCACACCCGACACGCTGGCGCGCTTCGACGCCGCACTTACTGTAGGCGTAATGCGCTACATCTCCGACCTGCACATCGGCCGCGTAAATCCGAAGCACTTCAATTTCGGCATCGATATTGAGCAGAAGAAGTATGATCTTCCGCAATTTGTAACAACCAAAGTGATAAACGCGGCAAACGTGCAGAGCGTACTCGACGGAGTCGAGCCTCCCTACGACGGTTACCGGCACACCGAAGATGCTTTGCATCACTACATGCAGCTGGCCGATCAGGGCGATGGTCCTGCCGTGCCTGATGTCACAAAGACAATATCCCCGGGCGATGCTTACCCCGGCGTCAGTCAACTCGTGCAGCGTCTCCATCTCTTCGGCGACCTTCGCGCCGATACGCCGGTCGACGCCAATTCGCCCACCTATTCCGGATCCATGGTCGACGGCGTCAAGACCTTCCAGTCGCGCCATGGCCTCGCCGTGACCGGCAAGATCGATAAGGACACGATTCGCCAGCTCAACACGCCGCTCGCCTTCCGCGTCAGCCAGTTGCAGGATGCGCTGGAGCGCTGGCGCTGGCTGCCGCCGCAGTTTCCGCAGCCTCCGATTGTGGCGAACATTCCCGAATTCATCGTGCGCGCCTACGGTCCGAATCAGAAGGTAGCCTTCGCCAGCAACGTGGTTGTGGGCAAAGCGCTCCGTACTCAGACGCCAGTCTTTGCCAACACGATGAAATACATCGTCTTCCGCCCCTACTGGAATGTCCCGACAGGTATCGTGCGCGGGGAAATCATTCCTGGCATCACCCGCGATCGCAGCTACATCAGCAAGAAGAATTTCGAGGTCACCGATTTCAACGGTAAGGTCATCACCGATGGCCCCGTCAGCGACGAAGTCCTCGCCCAGCTTCGCGCCGGGAAGCTGACGGTTCGCCAGAAACCAGGGCCAACGAACTCGCTCGGGCTGATCAAGCTCATGTTCCCGAATGAGTACAACGTTTATCTGCACAGCACGCCCGCCCAACAACTCTTCTCGCAGTCGCGCCGCGATTTCAGCCACGGATGCGTGCGTGTCGAAAAACCGGCGGAACTCGCAGCCTACGTCCTGCGCAACCAGCCGCCGTGGACGCTCGAAAAAGTGCAACAAGCCATGCAATCAGGCCCGGACAATCAGCAGGTCAACCTGACGACGCCCGTCCCAGTGCTTATTCTGTATGTGACGGCAGTCGTCGAAGAGGACGGTACCGTACACTTCTTCAACGACATCTACGGCTACGACAAGACGCTTGAAGCCGTATTGGCGAAGGGCCAACCCTACCCCGGCTAAAGGATGAAAAGCGCCTCACCCTCAATGGACGAGGCGCTGTCATCCTGACCCTGAACGCAGTGAAGGGAAGGATCTGCTTTTCTAGACAGGGGCACGAAAATGGCGCGCCCCATCCTTTCGCGCAATTGGGAAAGGGTGGGAGAGCATAATTTATATTGCCTCCGAGGCCAAATGGCGCAATAATAAAGCCAGGTGGCCATCATGTCCGTAGCTGAAATTGCCGAAGTCCTCGGCGGCAACAAGACCTTCAAGCACGCAGTCAGGAATTCTGACGACTTGGCCACATCCATCCGTGCTGGTTTGCCAGCGACCATCATCTCCGTGTTGGCTGAGAGGCTGACGTTGCACCGGCTCGACGTGGCGAAGCATCTGGGGATTCCGCCGCGGACGCTGACGCGGAGATTGTCCCGGCACGCCCGCCTCACCGTCGACGAGTCGGACCGCGCCGCCCGCATGGCAAGAATCATTGCCCTGGCGACGGAAGTCCTCGGAGCAAATGAGAAGGCAGCCTCATGGCTGCGCACCCCAAATCGCGCCCTGGGAGGCAGGCAGCCGATCGATGAGATTGCAACCGATCCCGGTTACAGATCTGTCGAAGAGGTGCTCTACGCCATCGCGTACGGTATGTACAGCTAATGCAGGTCTGGAGACTCTGCAGCCAGAAATATCTCTCAAGTGCATTTTCCGGCATAGGCGGAATGTATGCCTCCCGCAGGTGGAACGAGAAAGGCAATCTCATCGTTTACACGGCGACTTCTCGCGCGCTGGCGGCAATGGAGTATTTCGTGAACCTGGAGCCGAATCAGGCCCCAAATGATCTGACGATGCTCGAAGCCCATGTGCCGGACGCAGAGGTGGAACAACTGGATCTCAGTCTGTTGCCAAGAAACTGGTTCGAAATCGACAATCGCGAGTGCCAGAAAATTGGTACCGCATGGCTGAAGAGTCGACGGTCCGTGGGCCTGAAAGTTCCTTCTGTCCCAATTCGAGGAGATTGGAACGTCCTGCTCAATCCGTCCCACCCAGATTTCAAGCAGGTGTCAATCACATCGCAGGAACCGTTCTTCTACGACGAACGCATGTTCAGGAAACGCTAGGGTAGAAGCACGAGTCCTTATGCGGTGATTATCGCGGTTGCAACGGGCTTTAACTCTGGGATTGGCCTTTTACCAGCGCCGCACACGCCCTACATCGACATGCACAAAATCTGACGAGGCATAATACCCAACGCCGCCGCGCTGCATCGAGAGGGCTGCGTCGCGCACCTGCGCGGTGGGAACACCGGGTATGCGGATGTCAATGGCCTTGGCTTCCATGTGCTGGCTGTGCAGGGCGACGCCGTGGCCGTGCTCGCGCAGATAGTTGTTGCTCCAAGGCGTGCGGTAGCCGCAGACGATATCGATCTCACCGTTCGGATGACCGAGCCGCGCCATCAGGTCGTGCAGAAGGTCGAATTCCTTTACGTCGTAGTCTTTTTCGTCGCCTGTGCGATGGTCGCGCAGAAAGCGATCGAGCTCCGCGACTGCATCCGGCAGGTATTGATTGCCGATCCGATAGACCACGTCGATCCGCTCGCCGGTGTGCAGATGGTAGAGACGGAGGCGGTATTGTTCCGGATTGACGGAACCGTCACCGCTCGCGGCGTGCATCGAGGAACCGGCAAAAAGTGTCAGGCCGGCGACAACACCGGCGCAAAGGAAATTCTTCAATCGCATCTTGCAAATACCAGCCTTCATTATACGTTCTTAAATGAAAGAAAACGCCGCCGATTTGGCTCAGAAAGCCCCCATCCCGTCCTGGTTCGTGCCCGCCTGCAAACCCTTGTCCAGCCCTGGAACGGCAAAATAATGAGCTAGATATCTTTGACAGAGGTCGGAGTAGACCTTGGTCCTGCGAAAGCAGGACGACGGTAGAAGAGCGTGGCTTCAGCCCCGCGTTAGGATCCACAAAGAAAGGGCTTCAGCCCGGGACTGTCTGCTTGCTTTTCCTTTGTCAAGGGGGTGATCAGCAAAATAATTCGTAACGGTCCCAATATAGCTGACGCATCAAAATCGAACTGAGTGAACAGTAAGTTATAGAATCTGAGCGACTTATACTTTTGACAGCACGTTCATTCGGTAAGTGGTATTTGCTTGAAACGCAATAGTTTAGCCTAATCTGATGCGTCAAATATATTGATCCCTTCGTAACTTATTGAAACGAAGGCTCTAATTCTTGCCTGAATTTGGCGTGTTATTTTGCTAGTGCCGCGAATTATATCGTGCGAGGAAACTCTTGAAACAAGGCGAATAATAGGCGAATATAAGTACCATAAGGGGAACTCTTGATACCCCTAGATGCTGCGCTTGCATAGAATTTTGTACAAAATGCTGCATCTTACTGGTAATGTTTCGTCAAATCCTTATGGAATGGTTTCCATAGGTTTGCCAAGGAGGAAGACCTCCATCCCCCGAGCAGTAGCGACCCTCACCACGTCGCTAAGGAGGTTGATATGAGAAAAGAGAAAAAAATGACCGAATTGGTCATTTACATCAGTAAGAAATTGTCAAATGACAAATATTTTGGGCAAGTAAAACTAAATAAGGTGATTTTCTTCTCCGATTTCACGGCTTATGGGCGTTTAGGGCATACGATCACCGGGGCAGACTATCAGCATTTGGGCGAAGGCCCAGCTGCTCGCTCAATCGTCCCTATTCAGAGGAGGATGCAGCAAGCGGGAATCCTCGTAATTGAGCCGAGGTCGCTTTATGCGTATACCCAAGATAGGCCCGTTTCATTGCGCGATCCCGATCTAAGTTGCTTTACGGGTGAAGAGGTAGCCATAGTGGATGCCTGGATAGACAGACTTCGGCCCATGACAGCCAAGCAGGCCAGCAATCTCTCGCATGACACATTTGGTTGGAGGAGCACGAAGAACGGCGAAACGATCGATCCACGTTCAGTGTTTATTTCATGGCGAAAGCCAAGTGCAGCCGATATCGAACGAGGTCAAGAGCTAGCGAAGGAACACGGTCTATTGGTCTAGAAACGACACGTGAGACAGATTCGCTGGGAACACATTACAGAAGACCAGATCAGGGCCATCGGATGCGGTTTCCAGCGTTTCGATGAAATGATGCTCGTCTTGGAAGAGGTGCTTTGCAAGCACCCCGAGTGCTTTCACGTAATCGATGGAACAAGGTTGAGCGTTTGTTTCACAAATGACTTTTGCGGAGAATCATTCGCTGATATTCCGGCACTCAGAATGTACTTCTATTACGACCAATACAACATCTACATCACGGCGGTTGATGTTGGCCCAGAGTACGACAAGGAGATTTCTTAACTCAGTATCATGAAAACACCACCAAACAGCCCCGAATTCGCAAGATTTACGAACATATCGCGGTTGCTGCGATGCAATAGTGAAGAAGCGTTCCACAGAATACGCCGCATTCACGAATCTCGTGGACCGTGTTCTATCGGTTCCATGCAAAGAGATGGATGCAACGACGCGAAAGAGAATAGCGCAAGCAGGTAGACGAATTGCCTAAGTGATTGAAAACACTAGACTCAACTTAACCTCTTTGAAATCATGGGCATAGCGGGGGATGATCCCCGCTAAAGTATTGAAAACAAAGAAAGCATCCGCAGATAGGGGAGGGGGTGGAAGGGCTTAGAGCCCCCGGTACGAACCACCATCCACCAGCAGCGTCTGTCCGGTAATCGAAGCAGCTGGCGCCGAAGCAAGCCACACGATGGCTGCAGCAACCTCTTCGGGAGTAGCCATGCGCCGGACAGGAATGTCCTGCATCAGGTCATGCTCCGCCTGTTCGAATGAAATACCTTTGGCGGCTGCGCGCTTCTCGAGGATTTCCACGGATCGGTCTGTCGAGGTGAATCCAGGACCAACGTTGTTGACGGTGATTCCCTCCGGGCCAAACTGCCCTGCCAGCGAGCGCACCAGCCCCATCACTCCAGCCCGGATGGAGTTCGAGAGCACCAGCTCCGGCACCGGCTGCTTGACGGTATACGATGTCAAGGTGACGATGCGTCCCCACTTCTGCTGCTGCATGTAGGGCAGCACCGCCTGCGCGAAAGAGACGATGCTGCGCAGGTTAAGCTGCCAGGCACGCTCCCACTCCTCCATCGTCGTCGAAAGAAACGGTTTGGCGGGTGGGCCCCCGGCATTGGTCACGCAGACATCCACGCGCCCAAGTTTTTGATGAGCAGCCTGCACAAAGCTGCGCACAGCGCTGTCATCGCTCACGTCGAAAGCAACGGTGAAGGTTTGAATACCGAAGCGCTCAGCGGCCTCACGAGCCACAGCTTCCAGCGGGCCTTGCTGGCGGGCGCAAAGCGCAAGATGCGCGCCTTCAGCGGCGAATGCGAGCGCGGTAGCTTTGCCGATCCCCTGGCTGGACGCGGCGACGATAGCGACACGGTTCTTCAGACCTGTTTCCATGGCAATGGCTCCATAGTATCCGAGGATTGGATAAGATTGGGTCGCCGCCATTCTAAAGGAGGATTTTGCCTTGTCATCTCAATGGAAGCACACGCCACTCTCAGCGATTCCGGTCGAGCATCTCAACCCGCTTCTCGAACGCCAGTTTGTGCATGGCGAGCAGTCCATGCTCGCGCGCCTCCTGCTGCGCAAAGGCTGCATCGTTCCCGAGCACAGCCACCACAACGAGCAGATCTCATACATTCTTGAAGGCGCGCTCCGCTTCACCCTCAACGGCAATGAGGTTGTCACCGTCAATGCAGGAGAAACGTTAGTGATTCCGTCGAACGTCAAGCACAGTGCTGAGGCGCTGGTAGACACGATCGATTTGGATGTATTCGCGCCGCCGCGTGCGGACTGGATCGGCGGAACGGACGCATACCTGCGAAAGTAATCTCCTGAAATTGTCCGGCCATCCTGGAGGAATCGAGATGAACGTCTCTCAACTCGACAAGATCATGAGCGAACTCACAGATGGGCGCACAGAACTGGTCTTCGACATACTCGCGGCCGGGCAGCCAGCCGCGTACAGAGATCAAAATAGCGTATCCCTGATGCAGCATTGCGCTTACTACGGCGATGTAAGCGCGATCCGATATCTTCTTGCGCATGGCGAGTCGCTCAACTCCCTGGGCACGAACCTCGGATTGAATGCGGCTTCGTTTCATGGACACTGGAGGCTTTGTAAGTTCCTTCTGGAACATGGCGCAGACGTAAATCAGCCTGATACCGACACAGGAGAAACGCCTCTCCATGCAGCACTATCCAAGACGGACCGTCTGGTCTACGACCGTGTGCTTGAAGTGCTCTTGTCCTTCGGAGCCGACCCGAATATCGCAACAAAGCCTGACGTCGAGACAGGCGCCTTCATGCGAGATTGCAGAACGAAAGGGGAGACTCCACTGCATCGCGCAGCCGCCTTCGGAGAAGCGGACACCATAAGCCTCTTGCTGAACGCAGGCGCAAGGATCGACGCCAGGGACATGAACGGCGATACGCCATTAGGATGGGCCAGTTGGTATCTGCGTCCGGATCCTATCCTGAGACTACTTCTCTACGGAAACTTCCGAATCCACCCGCAACGCCAGAGCATGCGAGCCTATCTGCTGGGGAAGCCTCAAGTCTGAGGGCCTATGGCGCGGAAAGTTCATCTGCCGCTCGACCCAAACCCCTTCGCTCCACGCGAGCTTTCCGTAAGGGTGTCGACGGCCGTGATTTCAAGATGAGTCATCGACTGAAAGGGAGACATTTGTGCGATCTTGTCCCCTTTGTGGATGGCTATGCAGGCGTCGGTTTGTTCCAGCTCAGCGTTGGTTAACGCTCCCTGCGCATCGCGAGCAACACGCAGGGAATACTTCGGCTGATTGATGTTCACCAGGCACACGAGGATCTCTCCCCGATAGCCCGCGTCAATGCGTCCTCCCGCGTACGTGACTCCCTTGGCGGCCATCGAGGAACGGTCGCCAAGCACAAAGCCACAGCCTTCCGGTCCTTCCACCGCAATGCCGGTCCGCACTCGTGCAGGGACGCCGGGCTCGAGCACGACATCCTCAATCGCGTAGAGGTCGAAGCCAAGATCGCTGCCTGCGTAGTTCACCGTAGGCACACGCGCATCGGGGTGGAGGAGTTGAACCTTGATCATTTCTTGCGGGGGAGCCTTCCTGCTTAGCTGGCGCCGTTCCCGTTGCCTTGCTTTCGCTGCTTCGCCCAGCGGCGCTTTTGCGCGTCGGCAATGCGTTTGCGGGCTTCGGGACTGAGGTAGCGTTTCTTACGGATGCCGGAAAGGCCTCCAGCGAGAAACTTACTGCCGGCGGAACCTTGTAGCAGTGACCGCACTTTTTCCAACCGGCCGATTTCTTCATCGATAGCAACAACGATTTCATCTCTTGTCATATTTCTTATCCTTAACTTTGTAAACAAAAGTGGTTCAGTTACTGGGTAACGGGAACATTGGTAAATATTAATTTAATTTAACCAACGGTTAAAAGCTTTCATAAGTGCGGTTATAGTTTCAAGTCAAAAATTTTGTGAAATATACGTGTTATTTGCAAGTTAGGTCATACGTTACCGCGATAATCCTTGTTTTATTACGAATGAATCAAAGAAGGACATTCACCAGGAATTCGCGGTCTTTTCTCTGATCTTTAAAATTGAATTACCTCATGCGTAGCATGATGATGGCGTGTTCACCAATCTACGCGTTAACAGGCCCCGGAAGTTAGCCGCCTCAGCGTCAGCCTCCATCGGGCTTTTTGATCTTTCGGCCGGAGGCTCGGCGGGACTTCTAACACCGCATATCTCCGTCGAGCTGGGGAAGTACCAGATCCGGCTCGCTGCGTCGGAAGCAGAGCGCGAGTCAGCATGCAGGCTGCGCTTTAAGGTGTTTAACCTGGAACTGGGTGAAGGACTTATGTCGTCCTACTCAACCGGCCTCGATAAAGACCGTTTCGACTATGTCTGCGACCATCTGATTGTCGAAGACCGGTCGACGGGCGAGGTCGTCGGCACCTACCGCATGCAGTCCGGCAGCGAGGCGCGCCGGCACTGGGGATACTATAGCGCGCAGGAATTTGACTTTGCCGCTTATGAGCCAGTGCGCGAGCAGGTGTTGGAACTTGGTCGTGCATCAATTGATCGCGATCATCGCTCGAGTGAAGTGCTTACTCTGCTGTGGCGGGGGATTGCGCAGTACAGTAGATCTTGTGGGCTGCGCTATTTGATTGGCTGTTCTTCCCTCAATTCACAGGACCCAGCCGAGGGCTGGGCAATTTATGAACAACTGAAGCCCTTTCTCGCATCGGCAGAATTTATCACAAGGCCAACTTCCGCATACACTTTGCCGCCGGGTAGTGGTCTGCCACAAAATCCACCCAAGATTCCGAGGCTCCTGAAGACGTATATTGGAGTAGGGGCGCGAATCTGTGGCGAGCCGGCCTGGGACCGGGAATTTGGCACGATCGACTTTCTCACCCTGCTGGATCTGCGACAGCTGACCCCCGCTGCGAGGAACCGATTTCTACCCGACGAAGAACATTAGAGAGCTTTTGCCGCAGCCGATGGCGCCTCATTGTTCTGTTGCTCACGCTGCTGCAGTTGTTTGTGCGGTTTGCATGGTTGCGTGTGCGAAAGAGGCGATTGACCCTTGCCGATCGCGCTGAGTGGATGCAGGCATCGTGTGCCCTGGTTTTGCGCCGCCTTTCCATTGCACTCACGATCGAAGGTCCTCTGCCAAGTTCGGGACTTGTAGTCTCCAATCACCTCACTTACTTTGACATCCTGCTCCACGCGGCCGCCGGCCCGCGAATCTTCGTCTCGAAAGCGGATGTGCGGTTATGGCCGCTCTTTGGGTGGCTTGCGCGTTGCGGCGGAACGATCTTCATTACCCGCGGCAGCCGCTCAGGAGCGACGGAGGCGGCGATCAGCGTTGAGTATGCGCTGCGTTCGGGCGTGACCGTGGTGCTTTTCCCGGAAGGCACGAGCACGGACGGAACCACTCTGCTGCCATTCCATTCCTTCCTCTTCGAGCCAGCAGTGGAGGCCGAAGCGCTCGTAACGGCGTCGGCGCTGAACTACGACGCCAAAGGGGTGGAGGAGCGCGATCTTTGTTACTACGGCGATATGCAGTTCGTGCCCAACTTGGTGGAAGTGTTCGAGCACGAGGGTATCCGCAGCAGGATTCGCTACGATAGCAGGCCGCGCGTCTACAGCAGCCGCAAGCACGCCGCGAATGACACCTGGGAGCGCGTGGCGCGACTCCGTCTGCGCGCCAGCCTCGATCCTCTGTCTGATTCACCCTGGCACACGACTATGGCTGGCGGGGCCCGCTGATTTTTCAGCGGAGATTCCTCTCTCATCCCCCTGATGATTGGCTTAGCAGAGTAGTTGACGAATTCTGGTAAATGTTTTCTCATGCTCTGGCAACCGAATTTCTGCAGTCCGCCACGTCTCTTCCGAGGGATACATGCAACGACGCGAATTTCTCAAAACCAGCGCCCTGGCTGGTTCTGCCTATTTCCTGTTCCGCAAGCAGGCACTCGCCGCCACTGCGGATGCCCACATCGAAGTTCTGGTCAACGAGCCGATCGCAACGATCCAGCCGGAAATTTATGGCCAC
This genomic window contains:
- a CDS encoding L,D-transpeptidase family protein, with product MLISARRNLLSFLVLTLWLASSGCNSQTAAPPQPQSSNSNSNIDLPAVSSRLHQIADSGNLADLHWPNFTDYRLHFVHIYEASNFAPVWLNSGKPTPQALAVIQALQASKQKGLNPDDYDASRWTDRLQSLNGSPTPDTLARFDAALTVGVMRYISDLHIGRVNPKHFNFGIDIEQKKYDLPQFVTTKVINAANVQSVLDGVEPPYDGYRHTEDALHHYMQLADQGDGPAVPDVTKTISPGDAYPGVSQLVQRLHLFGDLRADTPVDANSPTYSGSMVDGVKTFQSRHGLAVTGKIDKDTIRQLNTPLAFRVSQLQDALERWRWLPPQFPQPPIVANIPEFIVRAYGPNQKVAFASNVVVGKALRTQTPVFANTMKYIVFRPYWNVPTGIVRGEIIPGITRDRSYISKKNFEVTDFNGKVITDGPVSDEVLAQLRAGKLTVRQKPGPTNSLGLIKLMFPNEYNVYLHSTPAQQLFSQSRRDFSHGCVRVEKPAELAAYVLRNQPPWTLEKVQQAMQSGPDNQQVNLTTPVPVLILYVTAVVEEDGTVHFFNDIYGYDKTLEAVLAKGQPYPG
- a CDS encoding SDR family oxidoreductase encodes the protein METGLKNRVAIVAASSQGIGKATALAFAAEGAHLALCARQQGPLEAVAREAAERFGIQTFTVAFDVSDDSAVRSFVQAAHQKLGRVDVCVTNAGGPPAKPFLSTTMEEWERAWQLNLRSIVSFAQAVLPYMQQQKWGRIVTLTSYTVKQPVPELVLSNSIRAGVMGLVRSLAGQFGPEGITVNNVGPGFTSTDRSVEILEKRAAAKGISFEQAEHDLMQDIPVRRMATPEEVAAAIVWLASAPAASITGQTLLVDGGSYRGL
- a CDS encoding YcbK family protein codes for the protein MRLKNFLCAGVVAGLTLFAGSSMHAASGDGSVNPEQYRLRLYHLHTGERIDVVYRIGNQYLPDAVAELDRFLRDHRTGDEKDYDVKEFDLLHDLMARLGHPNGEIDIVCGYRTPWSNNYLREHGHGVALHSQHMEAKAIDIRIPGVPTAQVRDAALSMQRGGVGYYASSDFVHVDVGRVRRW
- a CDS encoding ankyrin repeat domain-containing protein, with amino-acid sequence MNVSQLDKIMSELTDGRTELVFDILAAGQPAAYRDQNSVSLMQHCAYYGDVSAIRYLLAHGESLNSLGTNLGLNAASFHGHWRLCKFLLEHGADVNQPDTDTGETPLHAALSKTDRLVYDRVLEVLLSFGADPNIATKPDVETGAFMRDCRTKGETPLHRAAAFGEADTISLLLNAGARIDARDMNGDTPLGWASWYLRPDPILRLLLYGNFRIHPQRQSMRAYLLGKPQV
- a CDS encoding Panacea domain-containing protein, which produces MRKEKKMTELVIYISKKLSNDKYFGQVKLNKVIFFSDFTAYGRLGHTITGADYQHLGEGPAARSIVPIQRRMQQAGILVIEPRSLYAYTQDRPVSLRDPDLSCFTGEEVAIVDAWIDRLRPMTAKQASNLSHDTFGWRSTKNGETIDPRSVFISWRKPSAADIERGQELAKEHGLLV
- a CDS encoding dUTP diphosphatase — encoded protein: MIKVQLLHPDARVPTVNYAGSDLGFDLYAIEDVVLEPGVPARVRTGIAVEGPEGCGFVLGDRSSMAAKGVTYAGGRIDAGYRGEILVCLVNINQPKYSLRVARDAQGALTNAELEQTDACIAIHKGDKIAQMSPFQSMTHLEITAVDTLTESSRGAKGFGSSGR
- the parS gene encoding type II RES/Xre toxin-antitoxin system antitoxin, with protein sequence MSVAEIAEVLGGNKTFKHAVRNSDDLATSIRAGLPATIISVLAERLTLHRLDVAKHLGIPPRTLTRRLSRHARLTVDESDRAARMARIIALATEVLGANEKAASWLRTPNRALGGRQPIDEIATDPGYRSVEEVLYAIAYGMYS
- a CDS encoding cupin domain-containing protein, which gives rise to MSSQWKHTPLSAIPVEHLNPLLERQFVHGEQSMLARLLLRKGCIVPEHSHHNEQISYILEGALRFTLNGNEVVTVNAGETLVIPSNVKHSAEALVDTIDLDVFAPPRADWIGGTDAYLRK
- a CDS encoding RES family NAD+ phosphorylase, translating into MQVWRLCSQKYLSSAFSGIGGMYASRRWNEKGNLIVYTATSRALAAMEYFVNLEPNQAPNDLTMLEAHVPDAEVEQLDLSLLPRNWFEIDNRECQKIGTAWLKSRRSVGLKVPSVPIRGDWNVLLNPSHPDFKQVSITSQEPFFYDERMFRKR